Proteins from a single region of Trichocoleus desertorum ATA4-8-CV12:
- a CDS encoding sugar nucleotide-binding protein, giving the protein MNILGDQMLSNAKSLPPLELWGGIECTVNRIHDQYFDQLKRNGHETRISDLDLFAALGIQAIRYPVLWEKIAPSGLEQADWSWPDQRLARLDDLGIRPIVGLVHHGSGPRHTSLIDPTFPEKLAEFARAVATRYPWVSHYTPVNEPLTTARFSGLYGHWYPHGQDGYTFAQALINQCRAIALSMQAIREINPQAQLVQTEDLGKTYSTPLLAYQAELENERRWLSLDLLCGRLTPDRPMWDYLRSFGVEETALTWFLDHPCPPDIMGINHYLTSERFLDERLERYPVSAHGGNEHHQYADIEAVRVRVCEELAGHRTLLRETWDRYGRAIAVTEVHLGCTHEEQLRWLKEVWDAAQHLRTEGIDIRAITVWSLLGAYDWNTLVTRIDNFYEPGVFDLRSPSPRPTALASMLRHLAEEREYNHPVLEVPGWWRRPERLFYPPAPPASFASSVSSAGSSTPSAILITGATGTLGQAFARMCDIRGLPYHLLTRQEMDITNPSSVDQVLTELQPWAVINAAGYVRVDDAEREPDLCRRINADGAAILAEACIQHATSFVTFSSDLVFDGDRANPYLESSEVAPLNVYGRSKAIAEQWVLQKNPCSLVIRTSAFFSAWDEYNFLTIALRTLASGQRFLAASDGVVSPTYVPDLVNTTLDLMIDGEYGVWHLANSGAIAWAELARHVADLAGLDSQQIEARPNKDLGFKAVRPAYSALSSERGILLPSLENAIDRYLGQRV; this is encoded by the coding sequence ATGAATATTTTAGGAGATCAAATGCTTTCAAACGCTAAGTCCCTTCCACCACTAGAACTGTGGGGCGGCATTGAATGTACGGTGAATCGAATTCATGACCAGTATTTTGATCAATTAAAGCGTAATGGTCATGAAACTCGCATTAGTGACCTTGATCTGTTTGCCGCATTGGGCATTCAGGCGATCCGTTATCCAGTACTATGGGAAAAAATTGCGCCGAGTGGACTAGAGCAAGCAGATTGGTCTTGGCCAGACCAGCGATTAGCTAGGTTAGATGATTTGGGCATTCGTCCGATTGTGGGTTTAGTGCATCACGGTAGCGGTCCCCGTCACACAAGCTTAATTGACCCTACCTTTCCAGAAAAGCTGGCTGAGTTTGCCCGTGCTGTTGCAACTCGTTATCCCTGGGTTAGCCATTACACACCTGTTAACGAGCCGCTGACCACTGCTCGCTTTAGTGGCCTGTATGGTCATTGGTATCCTCATGGACAAGACGGATATACCTTTGCTCAGGCTTTGATCAATCAATGCCGAGCGATCGCGCTGTCAATGCAAGCCATTCGAGAAATCAATCCCCAGGCGCAACTCGTACAAACAGAGGATTTGGGCAAGACGTACAGTACACCCCTATTGGCCTACCAAGCTGAGTTAGAAAACGAACGTCGGTGGCTCAGCCTGGATTTATTGTGTGGGCGCTTAACTCCGGATCGCCCGATGTGGGATTATCTGCGTTCTTTTGGCGTGGAAGAAACGGCCCTCACCTGGTTTCTGGATCATCCTTGTCCCCCAGACATTATGGGGATTAATCACTATCTCACGAGTGAGCGATTCCTCGATGAACGACTAGAACGATATCCTGTTTCAGCTCATGGTGGTAATGAGCACCATCAGTATGCCGATATAGAAGCGGTTAGGGTTAGGGTCTGTGAAGAACTGGCGGGACATAGAACGTTGCTACGAGAAACCTGGGATCGGTATGGACGAGCGATCGCTGTCACAGAGGTTCATTTAGGTTGCACTCATGAGGAGCAGTTGCGCTGGCTGAAGGAGGTTTGGGACGCGGCTCAACACTTACGCACCGAAGGGATAGATATTCGGGCAATCACGGTATGGTCACTTTTAGGCGCTTATGACTGGAATACCTTAGTGACCCGGATCGATAATTTCTATGAGCCTGGTGTGTTTGACTTGCGAAGTCCTTCGCCTCGGCCTACAGCGCTAGCCTCCATGCTGCGTCACCTAGCAGAAGAACGTGAATATAACCATCCAGTTTTAGAAGTACCCGGTTGGTGGCGGCGGCCAGAGCGATTGTTTTATCCTCCAGCTCCCCCCGCTTCCTTTGCTTCCTCCGTCTCCTCCGCTGGCTCCTCAACTCCTTCCGCGATTCTCATTACTGGTGCCACCGGAACCTTGGGCCAAGCCTTTGCCCGCATGTGTGATATCCGAGGTCTCCCCTATCACCTGTTGACTCGTCAAGAGATGGACATTACCAATCCATCCTCTGTCGATCAGGTACTGACAGAATTGCAGCCTTGGGCGGTCATTAATGCCGCTGGATATGTGCGGGTAGATGATGCAGAGCGGGAGCCTGATCTGTGTCGTCGTATCAATGCTGATGGAGCAGCAATCCTGGCAGAGGCTTGTATTCAGCATGCTACCTCATTTGTCACTTTCTCGTCCGATTTGGTGTTCGATGGCGATCGCGCTAATCCTTATTTAGAAAGTTCTGAAGTCGCACCTTTAAACGTTTACGGGCGCAGCAAAGCGATAGCAGAGCAATGGGTACTACAAAAAAATCCTTGCTCTTTGGTCATCCGCACTAGCGCCTTTTTTAGCGCTTGGGACGAATACAATTTCCTCACGATCGCCCTAAGAACTCTTGCGTCAGGGCAGCGATTTCTAGCCGCATCAGATGGAGTAGTTTCCCCTACCTATGTGCCCGATCTGGTCAACACCACGCTGGATCTGATGATCGATGGGGAGTATGGTGTCTGGCATTTGGCTAACTCAGGCGCGATCGCTTGGGCAGAACTGGCACGGCATGTTGCTGACTTAGCAGGACTAGATTCTCAGCAAATTGAGGCTAGACCGAATAAGGATTTGGGTTTTAAAGCGGTTCGTCCTGCTTACAGTGCCCTCAGTAGTGAGCGAGGCATCTTGTTACCCTCCTTAGAAAATGCGATCGATCGCTACCTTGGCCAGCGGGTTTAA